Proteins from a single region of candidate division KSB1 bacterium:
- a CDS encoding archease encodes MGDKIKSRFELLEHTGDSGLEVWSESPEGILETAALGMFSILVELNTIQPEFQKSIELQSGSREDLLVDWLRELNLISILDEMLFCRFEIQKLKDNSLNAHIFGEPVSKDKHKIFREIKAVTYHDLIFEQRDSGWFARVIFDL; translated from the coding sequence ATGGGAGATAAAATCAAATCCAGGTTCGAACTTCTCGAACACACTGGCGATTCAGGGTTAGAGGTTTGGAGTGAATCACCGGAAGGAATATTAGAAACGGCAGCGCTGGGGATGTTTTCCATCCTCGTAGAATTAAATACCATTCAGCCTGAATTTCAAAAAAGCATTGAATTGCAATCCGGTTCAAGAGAAGATTTATTGGTCGATTGGCTGCGTGAATTAAACTTAATTTCTATTTTAGATGAAATGCTTTTTTGCCGCTTTGAAATTCAGAAATTAAAGGATAATTCTCTAAATGCACATATCTTTGGAGAGCCTGTTTCGAAAGATAAACATAAAATATTCCGTGAAATTAAAGCGGTAACCTATCATGATTTGATTTTTGAACAGAGAGATTCCGGCTGGTTTGCAAGAGTGATTTTTGATTTATGA
- a CDS encoding 2,3-bisphosphoglycerate-independent phosphoglycerate mutase, whose protein sequence is MDNSILDPLAIQSDSKIVFLILDGISGLKVDGKPGTEMQVANLPNLDRLAKESICGLLDPILPGVTPGSGPAHFALFGYDPIEFNMGRGVLSASGVGFELTDRDLAARINFCTVDGSGNVTDRRAGRIASGIGVRLCDKIESAVVVPAGYEFNFLPEKEHRAVMILRGDGLNDSVQDTDSQQTGVPPLEPEALSPEADFTSGLLKDIISQIRGILADESPANMVLLRGFAKHKKYPSMMERFKLKSLAIANYPMYRGISRLIGMDLNPVTPSIQTQIDALENKFNEYDYFFIHIKYTDACGEDGDFDGKVKVLEEVDELIPRIVELNPDVLVVTGDHSTPSKMSTHSWHPVPVLINSNLARIDPVEHFDEISCIQGGIGRQPSVHLMGLVLAHANRLQKFGA, encoded by the coding sequence ATGGACAATTCAATTTTAGACCCATTGGCAATTCAAAGCGATAGCAAAATTGTTTTTTTGATATTGGATGGAATCAGTGGTTTGAAAGTTGATGGTAAACCAGGAACTGAAATGCAAGTTGCGAATCTCCCCAACCTGGATCGGTTGGCGAAAGAATCAATTTGTGGTTTGCTTGATCCTATTTTGCCTGGCGTAACACCGGGCAGTGGCCCTGCCCATTTTGCTTTGTTTGGCTATGATCCGATTGAATTTAACATGGGTCGCGGGGTTTTATCTGCATCCGGTGTTGGATTCGAACTAACAGACCGGGATCTTGCGGCACGAATAAATTTTTGTACTGTCGATGGGAGTGGTAATGTAACTGACAGGCGAGCCGGAAGAATTGCTTCCGGGATTGGCGTACGATTATGTGATAAAATTGAATCTGCTGTTGTTGTTCCGGCTGGCTATGAGTTTAATTTTCTACCTGAAAAAGAACACCGGGCAGTAATGATTCTGCGCGGGGATGGTTTGAATGACTCTGTCCAGGATACCGATTCTCAACAAACCGGCGTTCCGCCACTGGAACCGGAAGCCCTTTCTCCGGAAGCTGATTTTACATCAGGGCTATTAAAGGATATCATTTCGCAAATCCGGGGGATCCTGGCTGATGAATCTCCGGCCAATATGGTCCTTTTGCGTGGATTTGCAAAACATAAAAAATATCCGTCGATGATGGAAAGATTTAAGCTAAAGTCTCTGGCAATCGCTAATTATCCTATGTACCGGGGCATCTCGAGATTAATAGGCATGGACCTGAACCCGGTGACCCCGAGTATACAAACCCAAATTGATGCGCTGGAAAACAAATTCAATGAATATGACTATTTTTTTATTCACATCAAATATACGGATGCCTGTGGAGAAGATGGCGATTTTGATGGAAAGGTTAAGGTGCTAGAGGAAGTGGATGAACTGATCCCCCGAATTGTAGAACTAAACCCCGATGTTTTGGTTGTTACCGGCGATCATTCGACACCCTCAAAAATGAGCACACATAGCTGGCATCCTGTTCCGGTTCTTATAAACTCAAATTTGGCGCGTATTGACCCCGTTGAACATTTCGATGAAATCAGTTGTATCCAGGGTGGAATTGGGCGACAACCTTCGGTTCATCTGATGGGTCTGGTGCTTGCCCATGCGAATCGGCTGCAAAAATTTGGAGCTTAA
- a CDS encoding site-specific DNA-methyltransferase produces MHKIPQNVILNEAKRNEESLDFKEYLASFIFNENSEGDLFISNEKKTRVETNKIDGEEYSQFINEFWTSKQRQASSLHEIAYRACFKPQLPRFFIETLSQKGDVIYDPFSGRGTTVLEAGLLDRNVISNDVNPLSRILTYPRFFVPDILAIENRLNEIPFQEETTANFDLSMFYHPKTENELISLRNYFCEKNKNQQEDLPDAWIRMVATNRLTGHSPGFFSVYTLPPNQAVNAQNQKKINEKRKQKPEYRNVKKLILKKTRTLLKGMTREIKVKLKNIGDQAVFLNTDARDTNEIRSDSVQLTVTSPPFLNVVQYANDNWLRSWFNDIEVEKVSKKITMARTVEDWNSVMGQVFSELFRITKPYGWVAFEVGEVNKGKIKLDEHIVPIGVAAGFNCEGILVNRQNFTKTANIWGIDNNSKGTNSNRVVLFQKQ; encoded by the coding sequence ATGCATAAAATTCCACAGAATGTCATTCTGAACGAAGCGAAGCGGAATGAAGAATCTCTTGATTTTAAAGAATACCTGGCATCATTCATTTTTAATGAAAACAGTGAAGGAGATTTGTTTATCTCCAATGAGAAAAAAACCAGGGTCGAAACCAATAAGATTGATGGAGAAGAATATTCCCAATTTATTAATGAATTCTGGACATCAAAGCAGCGGCAGGCTTCCTCCCTGCACGAAATCGCCTATCGGGCTTGTTTTAAACCGCAGTTGCCACGATTTTTTATTGAGACCCTTTCACAAAAAGGAGATGTGATTTATGATCCGTTTTCCGGCAGAGGTACAACTGTTCTTGAAGCGGGACTGTTGGATAGAAATGTAATTTCTAACGATGTGAATCCTTTAAGCAGGATATTAACCTATCCAAGGTTTTTTGTTCCGGATATTTTGGCAATAGAAAATCGTTTAAATGAAATTCCATTTCAGGAAGAAACAACTGCAAATTTCGATCTATCGATGTTTTATCATCCGAAAACAGAAAACGAATTAATTTCACTCCGCAACTACTTTTGTGAAAAAAATAAAAATCAGCAGGAAGATCTTCCGGATGCGTGGATTCGTATGGTTGCGACCAACCGCCTAACTGGCCATTCTCCGGGTTTTTTTTCTGTGTATACGTTGCCACCAAATCAGGCTGTGAATGCGCAAAACCAAAAAAAGATCAATGAGAAAAGAAAGCAAAAACCTGAATACCGTAATGTGAAAAAGTTGATCCTGAAGAAAACCAGGACCCTGCTGAAAGGAATGACCCGGGAGATAAAAGTGAAGCTGAAAAACATTGGCGATCAGGCAGTTTTTTTGAATACCGATGCCAGGGATACCAACGAAATCCGTTCTGATTCTGTTCAACTTACGGTTACCTCGCCGCCCTTTTTGAATGTTGTGCAATACGCGAATGACAATTGGTTGCGCAGTTGGTTTAATGATATCGAAGTTGAGAAAGTATCAAAGAAAATTACGATGGCCAGAACTGTTGAGGACTGGAATAGTGTAATGGGACAGGTTTTTAGTGAACTGTTCAGGATTACAAAACCGTATGGCTGGGTCGCTTTTGAGGTTGGCGAAGTGAACAAAGGCAAAATAAAATTAGACGAGCATATCGTACCTATTGGCGTTGCGGCAGGATTTAACTGCGAAGGGATTTTAGTTAATCGCCAGAATTTCACAAAAACCGCTAATATCTGGGGGATCGATAACAATTCCAAAGGGACAAATTCCAATCGGGTTGTGCTTTTTCAGAAACAATAA